A window of Belonocnema kinseyi isolate 2016_QV_RU_SX_M_011 chromosome 9, B_treatae_v1, whole genome shotgun sequence contains these coding sequences:
- the LOC117180565 gene encoding piggyBac transposable element-derived protein 4-like: protein MWDKFDENCGKYCSPSAYVTVDVTLLIFGGKCPFRMYIPSKPDKYGLKIISACDARTFYFLKGIPYVDHEITKRKGDLSLPTQYVLRLTGFITGRNRNVTVDNWFSSVKLTEELAKKLTMVGTLRKNKPPLPPSMISARTPVLYTEYLYQPDKMILSHTHKKNKKVVWISSVQCTGERGESKPEIIEFSNSAKSGVDVLDKFCHDKTTKRTTRRWPLRYFLGILDIAAVNSFVLYKWNLNLERYSKEARTYLLKTLAFQLTETRMTRRAYNLRISKQLRLSIK, encoded by the coding sequence ATGTGGGATAAATTTGACGAAAATTGTGGCAAATACTGTTCACCTTCTGCTTATGTAACAGTTGATGTGACGCTCCTCATTTTTGGCGGAAAATGTCCATTTAGAATGTACATTCCATCTAAACCAGATAAGTACGGCTTAAAGATCATTTCAGCATGCGATGCCAGGACTTTTTACTTCTTGAAGGGAATACCTTACGTTGATCATGAAATAACGAAAAGAAAAGGTGACCTTTCCCTTCCCACTCAGTATGTTTTGCGCCTCACCGGTTTCATTACCGGAAGAAACAGGAACGTTACTGTTGACAACTGGTTTTCTTCAGTTAAGTTGACAGAAGAATTAGCAAAAAAATTGACGATGGTCGGTACTCTCAGGAAAAACAAACCTCCACTCCCACCATCCATGATCTCAGCCAGAACACCTGTCTTATACACTGAATATCTCTATCAACCAGACAAGATGATTCTCTCCCACACGcacaagaagaataaaaaagtagtCTGGATATCTTCTGTGCAATGTACAGGTGAAAGGGGTGAATCAAAgcctgaaataatagaattttctaattcagcaAAAAGTGGCGTTGATGTCTTGGACAAGTTTTGCCACGACAAGACCACCAAACGCACAACTAGGCGCTGGCCACTGagatattttttgggaattttggaCATAGCTGCTGTGAATAGCTTCGTGTTGTACAAGTGGAATCTGAACTTGGAGCGATATTCAAAGGAGGCACGTACATATTTACTGAAGACCCTTGCTTTCCAACTCACCGAAACCAGAATGACTAGAAGAGCCTACAACTTGCGTATTTCAAAACAACTTCGACtgtctataaaataa